The Streptomyces racemochromogenes DNA segment GCGCGCCGACCGCGACGATCCGGTCCACGCGCCCGGCACTGAGCTTGATCACGCGGTACCCGCCCCGGCGTCGTCCCGCTCCCACACGGCCCACGGCCGGTCGCCGCGGGCGTACGCCTCGTCGAGCGCGGCCCGCTCCTTCACGGTGTCGGTCGGCTTCCAGAAGCCCCGGTGTTGGTGCGCCACCAGCCGGCCCCGCTTGGCCAGCGCGGCGCAGCCGTCGGCGACCAGGTCCCCGTTCTCCGGGATGTGGTCGAAGACCTCCTGGCGGAGCACGAAGTAGCCGCCGTTCTCCCACAGCGGCAGTTCGCTGACCGGCGTGATGCCGCCCACCAGGCCGTCCTCACCCAGGTCCACGCAGTGGAACGAGGACTGGGGCGGCACCACCGTCATCGAGGCGCCGGCGTCGCGCCGGGAGAACCGGTCGATCATCTCCGGCAGCGGCGCGTCCGTGAGCACGTCGGCGTAGTTGGCGAGGAACATCTCGTCGCCGTCCAGGTGGTGGCGCACCCGGCGCAGCCGCTCCCCGATCGGCGACTCCACGCCGGTCTGCGCGAACGTGATCGTCCAGTCGGATATGTCGGTGGACAGCAGCTCGGTCCGCCCGCCGCGCAGGACGAAGTCGTTGGACGTCGTCTCCTCGTAGTTGAGGAAGAAGTCCTTGATGTGGTGGGCGCCGTAGCCCAGGCACAGGATGAACTCCTTGTGCCCGTAGTGCGCGTAGTAGCGCA contains these protein-coding regions:
- a CDS encoding glucose-1-phosphate cytidylyltransferase, which gives rise to MKVVLFCGGYGMRMRSGAADDVPKPMAMVGPRPLIWHVMRYYAHYGHKEFILCLGYGAHHIKDFFLNYEETTSNDFVLRGGRTELLSTDISDWTITFAQTGVESPIGERLRRVRHHLDGDEMFLANYADVLTDAPLPEMIDRFSRRDAGASMTVVPPQSSFHCVDLGEDGLVGGITPVSELPLWENGGYFVLRQEVFDHIPENGDLVADGCAALAKRGRLVAHQHRGFWKPTDTVKERAALDEAYARGDRPWAVWERDDAGAGTA